From Arcticibacter tournemirensis, one genomic window encodes:
- a CDS encoding TonB-dependent receptor, producing MKFTAILLVVSIVQTTAASFAQKVSINVNNAQVKDVLYELTKKTGYSFIADAALLEKLKPVTLRVKNEPLRSVLERCFDSEKFEFLFNENESVVIKSKTGTAALMQVRIRGKVTDEQGEPLPGASVTIKGGARGTSTDLNGNFILTNVSSDAVLVVSFIGMQKQEIPVNGRTEIKVVLKNQSFSVEEVVIVGYGQQKKESVTGAISTIGTKDLVQSPVANISNALAGRLSGLTAIQTSGKPGDDKSTLYIRGIGTYTDQTSPLIMIDGVARTTYNEIDPNEIESISMLKDASATAVYGVRGANGVILITTKRGQEGAPKIAVSSQTAVSEFTREPKFVNSYEYATLQNEKSFQLYWINHAKDADVKTWNDFLKKRESNWTKEATLYYTPEQLLYYKNAHTPTLENGERNPYYSPYFYPDVNWTDQMFENFAPQSQVNANISGGTEALKYFVSLGYLTQGGLFKTDYMKFSDEMDFRKKRYNVRGNFDFDVNKNFRISVDVGTQFVNISGMDNDNFIWEKRILWSNPMSSPGIIDGKFVVPYSNPQASLNPLYEIANSNNYNLTDNSTLNSTVKLSHKLDFITNGLSVNAKGAYDSYFSSRSGGKFSPVYYGISPNPNGDVLDPIFSQLKEETPPERWSPWHNGKWRKIYGEFSLNYNRSFGDHAVSGLFLYNLERFYDPNLAYHLPKSYTGLATRLTYGYRSRYLAEFNMGYNGSENFPEGKRFGLLPAYSLGWVTSNESFFPKNDLVTYLKVRGSLGKVGNDNIGGARYLYLPDVWTYGGSGYPYMDYAFGTIGDRNNVQGSQEGTLGNPNVTWETATKANIGFEAHFFRDKLSITYDHFSEKRIDILSYRGTVPAIVQASLPPYNLGEVKNWGNELEINFRTRAGKFDYWVKANIANNRNKIIFRDEAISDGLEYQATTGRPIGQGLYLQADGLYTSWADLYNIDTNGDPVLTEPVRALNQDGQPYTNAQGAPVYQKDLGYGGVALQPGEVRLKDVNEDGVVNEKDLVRTGNTTIPKITYGISFGFNWKGFDFSTLLQGVGGVAKFAMSQRHFNKQESLFEVDLNRFTLERYNNGEKIDFPLAAYDHTGANNTYFLKNTSYMRLKNLEIGYTVKPEFLKRVGIRSARVYANGNNLTTWSPNEIWGDPENLAYIGYPLTRTYNLGLNINF from the coding sequence ATGAAATTTACTGCTATCTTACTGGTAGTTAGCATTGTGCAGACAACAGCTGCCAGCTTTGCGCAAAAGGTTAGCATCAACGTAAACAATGCACAGGTTAAAGATGTGCTGTACGAGCTGACGAAAAAAACGGGTTATAGCTTTATAGCTGATGCAGCACTGCTGGAAAAGCTAAAGCCTGTAACTCTCAGGGTAAAGAATGAGCCACTCAGGAGCGTTCTGGAAAGATGCTTTGACAGCGAGAAATTTGAATTCCTGTTTAATGAAAATGAATCGGTTGTCATTAAAAGCAAAACCGGGACAGCAGCTCTAATGCAGGTACGCATCCGCGGAAAAGTAACAGACGAGCAGGGCGAACCCCTTCCGGGAGCTTCTGTTACCATCAAAGGCGGTGCCAGGGGAACGTCGACAGACCTAAACGGAAATTTCATACTCACCAATGTCAGCTCTGATGCGGTGCTCGTCGTTTCGTTTATTGGAATGCAAAAGCAGGAGATCCCGGTAAATGGACGTACTGAGATCAAAGTAGTTTTAAAAAACCAGTCTTTTAGCGTAGAAGAAGTGGTGATCGTGGGTTATGGGCAGCAGAAAAAAGAATCAGTTACCGGTGCTATATCAACTATCGGAACAAAAGATTTAGTTCAGTCTCCCGTCGCCAACATCAGCAACGCCCTCGCCGGACGGCTTTCGGGACTAACAGCTATTCAAACGAGCGGCAAGCCGGGCGACGATAAGTCGACATTATATATCCGGGGGATCGGAACCTATACAGATCAGACCTCCCCTCTCATAATGATTGACGGAGTCGCCAGAACAACTTATAACGAAATCGACCCTAACGAAATTGAATCTATCAGTATGCTCAAAGATGCATCGGCAACTGCCGTATATGGCGTGCGAGGTGCAAACGGGGTAATACTGATTACAACGAAGCGGGGTCAGGAAGGGGCACCTAAGATCGCCGTATCATCGCAGACTGCGGTTTCCGAATTTACAAGGGAGCCGAAGTTTGTGAATTCATACGAGTACGCAACCCTGCAAAATGAAAAGAGCTTCCAGCTTTACTGGATAAACCATGCTAAAGACGCCGATGTAAAAACATGGAACGACTTCCTCAAAAAAAGAGAGTCAAACTGGACTAAAGAAGCTACTTTATACTATACCCCCGAGCAGCTGCTGTACTATAAAAACGCACATACACCCACTCTCGAAAACGGCGAACGTAATCCTTACTACAGTCCATATTTTTATCCTGACGTGAACTGGACTGACCAGATGTTTGAAAATTTCGCCCCTCAAAGCCAGGTAAATGCAAATATCTCTGGCGGAACAGAAGCGTTAAAATACTTCGTTTCACTAGGATATCTGACACAGGGAGGTTTATTCAAAACCGACTATATGAAGTTTTCTGACGAAATGGACTTCAGGAAGAAGCGCTATAACGTGAGAGGCAACTTCGACTTTGACGTCAATAAGAACTTCCGGATCTCCGTCGATGTAGGAACTCAGTTCGTGAATATCAGCGGAATGGACAATGATAATTTCATTTGGGAGAAGAGAATTTTATGGTCTAACCCCATGTCGTCTCCAGGAATAATAGACGGAAAATTTGTAGTTCCTTACTCCAACCCGCAGGCGTCTCTCAATCCTTTATATGAAATTGCAAACAGCAATAATTATAATCTTACTGACAACAGTACCTTAAATTCTACTGTAAAACTTTCGCACAAGCTGGATTTTATCACTAACGGACTATCGGTTAACGCAAAAGGAGCTTACGACAGTTACTTCTCGAGCAGATCCGGCGGTAAGTTCTCGCCTGTATATTATGGTATTAGTCCCAATCCAAACGGAGATGTTCTCGATCCGATATTTTCGCAGCTGAAAGAGGAAACCCCTCCCGAAAGATGGTCGCCATGGCACAATGGAAAGTGGAGGAAGATATATGGTGAATTCTCGTTAAACTATAACCGGTCTTTTGGAGACCACGCCGTCTCGGGCTTATTTCTTTATAACCTTGAAAGGTTCTACGACCCCAATCTGGCTTATCATTTACCGAAGTCGTACACCGGATTGGCTACACGCTTGACTTACGGATACCGGAGCCGTTACCTTGCTGAATTCAACATGGGCTATAATGGCTCGGAAAACTTCCCTGAAGGCAAGCGATTCGGACTCTTACCTGCTTACTCTCTCGGCTGGGTAACTTCGAACGAAAGCTTCTTCCCCAAGAATGACCTCGTTACCTATCTGAAAGTAAGAGGTTCGCTCGGGAAAGTGGGAAATGACAATATCGGAGGGGCCCGCTACCTATACCTTCCTGATGTTTGGACCTACGGAGGTAGTGGCTATCCTTATATGGACTACGCCTTCGGTACAATAGGCGACCGGAATAATGTTCAGGGTTCGCAGGAAGGAACACTGGGAAATCCAAACGTAACCTGGGAAACGGCGACCAAGGCAAACATTGGTTTTGAAGCGCATTTCTTTAGAGATAAGCTGTCTATCACCTACGATCATTTCAGTGAAAAACGTATCGACATATTATCTTACAGGGGGACTGTGCCTGCCATCGTGCAAGCAAGCCTTCCTCCTTATAATCTGGGAGAAGTAAAGAACTGGGGGAACGAACTGGAGATAAACTTCCGGACCAGAGCAGGAAAATTTGATTACTGGGTAAAGGCGAATATTGCCAATAACCGGAATAAGATCATTTTCCGGGATGAAGCAATATCCGACGGACTGGAATACCAGGCCACAACAGGCAGACCGATCGGACAAGGATTATACCTGCAAGCGGATGGATTATACACCTCATGGGCCGATCTTTATAATATAGATACCAATGGTGACCCCGTCCTCACAGAACCAGTAAGGGCACTCAACCAGGACGGACAACCATATACAAATGCACAGGGTGCGCCTGTTTACCAAAAGGACCTGGGCTATGGTGGCGTTGCATTACAACCTGGCGAAGTACGACTGAAGGATGTCAATGAAGATGGGGTTGTAAACGAAAAGGACCTGGTGAGGACCGGAAATACTACAATACCTAAAATCACCTACGGTATTTCCTTTGGGTTTAACTGGAAGGGATTTGACTTCTCAACGTTGCTGCAGGGTGTTGGCGGCGTCGCTAAATTTGCCATGAGTCAACGGCATTTTAACAAACAGGAGTCGTTATTTGAAGTGGATCTTAACCGCTTCACGCTCGAACGTTACAATAACGGCGAAAAAATAGATTTCCCCCTCGCGGCATATGATCACACAGGTGCTAATAATACTTATTTCTTAAAAAACACCTCCTATATGCGGTTAAAGAACCTGGAGATTGGCTATACGGTGAAACCAGAGTTCCTCAAACGAGTAGGCATACGATCAGCACGGGTGTATGCGAACGGAAATAATCTGACTACGTGGTCGCCTAATGAAATATGGGGAGACCCTGAGAACCTGGCCTACATAGGATATCCTCTGACAAGGACCTATAACCTCGGCCTCAATATTAATTTCTAA
- a CDS encoding RagB/SusD family nutrient uptake outer membrane protein, producing MKRSNLNISLLAGLLFLVMATGCTKDFLQKPKGGAVTVDTIFHTKDQARFAVARMYSWCVRSYLPQGSTDVPRPEILTDALYIITPGYDWTNAGINAPSFKKGNMGANSNVDYGWGAGRDGEVTGGAFGWHYKGIRQANLVFKNIDMVVDADQGWKDDVKGQAIFCRALQHYELFRHYGGIPILLTALAGDGNINIPRRSVESVVDSVVKWCDQAAGLLPATRPSSEYGMITRLAALALKSRMLLYAASPLYNTPDNMKSVISAARYGDQRDTVLCYPTYDKERWKKAYEAAWDVIQNSNAAGVAIYNTNKPDTDIGTDNYAGLGDYEAVWNVYANNELILVSTRNQDGWDWGANLTAWGKYLSSKVGAWEWGAKNNMPIEFMQLYEKRDGTKFTLPASGNDLPVDIRNFNLDPRFYQTVAYDGMFYRSASGGKYGTIPFYKAGDGFTEGALSKSDVGPDGYALDVYKFVARVDNGSWDHFAWPVFRLAEFYLSYAEALNEYNNGPNADAYKYLNEIRKRAGMPDKSGLDYQGFQAAVQNERTIELAYEGHRYNDLLRWMKAHIVLNTELRGIATTARKGADGSLKRSWGIVPFMTQVFPVKYYYLPFISSEVSKKYLGDGVSWNGQNPGW from the coding sequence ATGAAGAGATCAAACTTAAATATTTCGCTCTTGGCAGGCTTGCTGTTTTTGGTAATGGCAACTGGCTGTACAAAGGATTTTTTGCAAAAGCCTAAAGGAGGCGCCGTTACTGTCGACACCATATTTCACACAAAAGACCAGGCGCGGTTCGCTGTAGCCAGGATGTATTCCTGGTGTGTAAGAAGTTATCTTCCGCAGGGATCAACCGACGTGCCAAGACCAGAAATCCTTACTGATGCCCTTTATATAATCACTCCTGGATATGACTGGACCAACGCCGGCATTAATGCTCCGAGTTTTAAGAAGGGAAACATGGGAGCCAACAGCAATGTGGATTATGGATGGGGTGCCGGACGCGATGGTGAAGTGACCGGCGGAGCCTTTGGCTGGCATTATAAAGGGATTAGACAAGCTAACCTGGTGTTTAAAAACATCGACATGGTAGTAGATGCTGATCAGGGATGGAAAGACGACGTAAAGGGCCAGGCCATATTCTGCAGGGCACTACAGCATTATGAGCTGTTTCGTCATTACGGCGGCATTCCTATTTTATTGACAGCATTAGCCGGCGACGGCAATATCAACATTCCAAGAAGGTCTGTTGAGTCCGTAGTAGACAGTGTGGTTAAATGGTGTGATCAGGCTGCCGGTTTGTTGCCAGCTACCCGCCCGAGCTCTGAGTATGGAATGATTACCAGGCTTGCAGCTCTTGCTCTTAAATCAAGGATGTTATTATATGCGGCCAGTCCGCTTTATAACACCCCCGATAATATGAAATCGGTAATATCGGCTGCCAGATATGGCGATCAGAGAGATACCGTTTTGTGCTACCCAACATACGACAAGGAAAGATGGAAAAAGGCGTATGAAGCAGCCTGGGACGTTATTCAGAATTCAAATGCTGCGGGAGTTGCCATCTATAACACCAACAAACCAGACACTGATATCGGCACCGACAACTATGCCGGGCTTGGAGACTATGAGGCTGTCTGGAATGTATATGCAAACAATGAACTAATATTAGTGAGCACACGTAACCAGGACGGTTGGGACTGGGGCGCAAATCTAACTGCCTGGGGAAAATATCTTTCTTCGAAAGTGGGCGCCTGGGAGTGGGGAGCAAAAAACAACATGCCTATAGAGTTCATGCAACTCTATGAGAAAAGGGACGGAACTAAGTTCACTCTCCCCGCTTCAGGCAACGACCTGCCGGTCGATATCCGAAACTTCAATCTTGATCCCCGTTTTTACCAGACAGTAGCTTATGACGGAATGTTCTATAGATCAGCCAGCGGCGGTAAATACGGCACCATTCCGTTTTATAAGGCAGGCGATGGCTTTACTGAAGGAGCGCTTTCTAAAAGCGACGTAGGGCCGGATGGATATGCGCTGGACGTTTACAAGTTTGTAGCGAGGGTTGACAACGGGAGCTGGGACCATTTTGCGTGGCCGGTATTCCGGCTGGCAGAATTCTATTTAAGCTATGCTGAAGCATTGAATGAATACAACAACGGGCCTAACGCCGATGCTTACAAGTATCTGAATGAAATAAGAAAAAGAGCCGGCATGCCCGATAAATCAGGGTTGGATTACCAGGGCTTTCAGGCCGCAGTACAAAACGAAAGAACCATTGAACTGGCTTACGAAGGACATCGTTACAACGACCTCCTAAGATGGATGAAGGCTCATATCGTACTGAACACCGAGCTGCGGGGAATCGCAACAACTGCAAGAAAAGGTGCAGACGGCAGTCTGAAGAGATCGTGGGGAATCGTTCCTTTTATGACCCAGGTGTTCCCGGTTAAGTATTACTACCTCCCTTTCATTTCTTCTGAGGTGAGCAAGAAATACCTGGGAGACGGTGTATCATGGAATGGGCAAAACCCGGGCTGGTAA
- a CDS encoding SusC/RagA family TonB-linked outer membrane protein translates to MKQIRKEYIKLFACIFSFFCFLTARAQTSSDTSSVSVVKHRTGSTFTLSGEEIQRMMVGNLLNTLQGRIPGLTVETGSGEPGYDNPTLYLRGQSSWNIGGNKVLIYLDGYEVDMNAISSLSAYEIESVTLLKDALALAPFGLQGGAGVLWIKTLSGSNDKVKISANARYGIQSAIELPSVVNAFDFTSNYNKALANDGLPLKYNNPELYKATDDPFHPNVDWYKEALKNTSKIQDYNVSFRGGSPKTRYFVLMNYTDFTGLYKNADAIDKDFGTNARYNKINLRGNVDLQLSKSLSVTANISAITEDKNTPAGFTATELFDNLLRIPAAAFPVHNPNGTWGTSSAYNFNPVQRLQRFGIWNSHTRNLQTNVSFTEKLDAITKGLALKGGLSFSNQYVGFYQKQFGQPAYEISKGANDEPLLNANGEVIYIQRGSVSENINEGETSHWNRTTGQIGLEYSRTFGKNTWSGSVLAKRQNYSKNGLVYELRNQGLSGNVSYDYNKTYLFDFVASYIGSTDFAPGKRYGFFPAAGLGWVLSNEDFLNNSTAISYLKLRATYGKVGNTNEDRRFLYQQWATGAGSWKLGTGNSTKDGRKEGSIANPDATWEEKTTLNIGVDLQLFKKLTANIDVFSEKRSGILEIPNADIPAFTGFSLQYMNTGEVKNHGFEASLSFDNNDHNFKYYLRGSAAFARNEITKKSEEAQPFDYLYARGYRLDQFKGLAFEGFYQEGDFDANGLPKQGVVTSSYATVKPGDLKFKDQDNNGVINNYDMVPFDYAKLPEVTLGFNLGFRFKGFDFDAYMQGVLNRTVSLLNDTYIYTHPFVNNNNMTAFSLNNWTPENAATADYPRLSTLSNKNNDQQSDFWLRNGNFFKLRSVELGYTIPKIKSVKRIENIRVFLNGTNLFTLDKLEDLEAERLSMGYPLMKAVTFGMKARF, encoded by the coding sequence ATGAAACAAATAAGAAAAGAATATATTAAACTTTTTGCCTGTATTTTTTCATTCTTCTGCTTTCTGACTGCCCGGGCTCAAACCAGCTCAGACACCTCTTCGGTGTCTGTAGTTAAGCACAGGACAGGATCAACCTTCACATTAAGCGGAGAAGAGATCCAAAGAATGATGGTGGGGAACCTCCTGAATACCCTTCAGGGAAGGATCCCCGGACTGACCGTAGAGACAGGCTCTGGTGAACCGGGATACGACAATCCCACCCTTTATTTAAGAGGACAAAGCAGCTGGAATATCGGCGGAAATAAAGTACTTATTTACCTTGACGGATACGAGGTTGACATGAATGCAATCAGTTCTCTGTCGGCCTACGAGATTGAATCTGTCACACTGCTTAAAGATGCCCTCGCCCTGGCTCCATTCGGACTTCAGGGAGGCGCAGGTGTCCTCTGGATTAAGACATTGTCTGGCAGCAATGACAAAGTGAAGATTTCGGCGAACGCCCGCTATGGCATTCAGAGTGCGATAGAGTTGCCCTCCGTGGTGAATGCCTTTGATTTCACAAGCAACTATAACAAAGCGCTGGCCAATGACGGACTACCACTGAAGTATAATAATCCGGAACTTTATAAGGCGACAGACGACCCTTTTCATCCAAATGTGGACTGGTATAAGGAGGCTCTGAAGAACACATCAAAGATCCAGGACTATAACGTTTCTTTCAGAGGAGGAAGTCCCAAGACGCGGTATTTCGTACTGATGAATTATACCGACTTCACAGGTCTCTATAAAAATGCTGACGCTATCGACAAGGACTTCGGCACGAATGCGCGTTATAACAAGATCAACTTAAGAGGTAACGTCGATCTGCAGTTAAGCAAAAGTCTTTCTGTTACCGCCAATATCTCGGCAATCACGGAAGACAAAAATACTCCGGCGGGATTTACCGCAACTGAATTATTCGACAATCTGTTAAGGATTCCTGCTGCAGCCTTCCCTGTTCATAATCCTAACGGTACCTGGGGTACGAGTTCGGCCTATAATTTTAATCCCGTGCAAAGACTGCAGCGCTTCGGTATCTGGAACTCTCATACACGTAACCTTCAAACCAATGTCTCCTTTACCGAAAAGCTCGATGCTATAACAAAAGGACTGGCATTAAAAGGAGGCCTTTCATTCAGCAACCAATATGTGGGCTTCTATCAAAAGCAATTTGGCCAGCCAGCCTACGAAATCAGCAAGGGGGCAAATGATGAGCCACTTTTAAACGCGAACGGCGAGGTGATTTACATCCAGAGGGGTAGTGTAAGCGAAAACATCAATGAAGGCGAAACCAGTCACTGGAACAGAACTACCGGGCAGATCGGACTAGAATACAGCAGGACCTTCGGTAAAAATACCTGGTCAGGAAGCGTTTTGGCAAAAAGGCAAAACTACTCTAAAAACGGGCTTGTGTACGAACTGAGGAATCAGGGTCTATCCGGAAACGTATCTTACGACTATAATAAGACCTATCTATTTGATTTCGTCGCATCATACATCGGATCTACCGATTTTGCTCCCGGGAAACGGTATGGATTCTTCCCTGCAGCTGGGCTGGGATGGGTACTATCTAACGAAGATTTTCTAAACAACAGCACCGCGATTAGCTACCTAAAACTTCGTGCCACCTATGGAAAAGTAGGAAACACGAACGAAGACCGCCGCTTCCTTTATCAGCAGTGGGCAACAGGGGCTGGCAGCTGGAAACTGGGTACCGGCAACTCGACGAAAGACGGCAGAAAGGAAGGATCGATCGCCAATCCGGATGCAACATGGGAAGAAAAAACCACACTGAACATTGGCGTTGACCTCCAGTTATTTAAAAAGCTGACGGCCAACATTGATGTATTCAGCGAAAAGAGGTCGGGCATTCTGGAAATACCCAATGCCGACATTCCTGCCTTTACAGGGTTTTCTCTTCAGTATATGAACACAGGAGAGGTAAAAAATCACGGATTTGAAGCATCTCTTTCATTTGACAACAACGATCATAACTTTAAATACTACCTGAGAGGCTCCGCTGCATTTGCAAGGAACGAGATCACAAAAAAATCTGAAGAGGCCCAGCCTTTCGATTACCTCTACGCCAGAGGATACCGACTTGATCAGTTTAAAGGTCTGGCTTTCGAAGGATTCTACCAGGAAGGGGACTTTGATGCGAACGGCCTTCCAAAGCAAGGTGTTGTAACGTCTTCATATGCAACCGTTAAGCCCGGTGATCTGAAATTCAAAGACCAGGACAATAACGGAGTGATCAACAACTATGACATGGTTCCTTTCGACTATGCAAAATTGCCGGAAGTAACATTAGGTTTTAACCTGGGATTCAGGTTTAAAGGGTTTGATTTCGATGCATACATGCAAGGAGTACTAAACCGCACAGTAAGCCTGCTGAACGATACCTACATCTATACACACCCGTTTGTAAACAATAACAATATGACCGCTTTCTCGCTGAATAACTGGACTCCCGAGAATGCGGCGACAGCCGACTACCCGAGGTTGTCTACGCTCAGCAATAAAAACAACGACCAGCAATCAGACTTCTGGCTGCGCAATGGAAATTTCTTTAAGCTGAGAAGTGTTGAGCTGGGGTATACAATCCCTAAGATCAAGTCGGTTAAAAGGATCGAAAACATCCGGGTATTCCTGAACGGTACGAACCTGTTTACATTGGATAAACTGGAAGACCTTGAAGCAGAGCGGTTGTCGATGGGCTATCCGCTGATGAAGGCGGTGACCTTCGGAATGAAAGCGCGGTTTTAA
- a CDS encoding RagB/SusD family nutrient uptake outer membrane protein, with protein sequence MKRNHYIISLLTLASALCACKDDYLDVRKIDANISVEQLYSNYPYAQSALWNIYSYLPDGFANLNMEAATDNAESTSVDATSQTFNLGIWNQYTNPDASWNNNFEGIRNANLFLKNKGTIDIAYIKNGVVGVDSSNYFNARDNVKYMEGEALFLKAFFYFELVKRYGGVPLLDEPLDPADASTWKNVQRSTLDESLKYIVSLCDKSAAIIPANLTASWYDDGRVRHGAVRALKARVLLYGASPLYKANGSTITWAQAASAANEVIQLAKYSLDASYAKIFSKDNAGTAELIFYRRYGAMNWIEKNNFPIVFENSNGQSVTPSQNFVDAFEVLEKDGAGTVTGSVPFNWSNPAHTGNPYQNRDPRLAATVITNNSMFNSTTIETFYGGNSGLPKLNATKTGYYLSKWSNPALNLVTNTTSDHNWIYFRYAEVLLNYAEAMFNAYGAESDPGSFGMTALQAINQVRNRSGMPPLTAAQLNQAAIERERNVELSFENHRFWDVRRWNKATDYFKAPLNRVDITKNGSGSTATFTYSVKKLEDRAFDGKMNWYPIPQAEVNKTGWAQNTGW encoded by the coding sequence ATGAAAAGAAATCATTATATAATCTCCTTGTTGACATTAGCCTCGGCTTTGTGCGCTTGTAAGGATGACTATTTAGATGTCAGAAAGATTGACGCCAACATATCTGTAGAACAGTTATACAGCAATTACCCCTACGCCCAGTCGGCGCTTTGGAATATTTACAGTTACCTTCCCGATGGCTTCGCAAACTTAAATATGGAAGCAGCGACGGATAATGCAGAAAGCACAAGTGTTGATGCCACCTCGCAGACATTTAACCTGGGGATATGGAATCAGTACACCAACCCTGATGCGTCATGGAACAATAACTTTGAAGGGATCAGGAATGCGAATCTATTCCTCAAAAACAAAGGAACAATTGACATCGCCTATATTAAGAACGGCGTAGTGGGTGTCGACTCTTCCAACTACTTCAACGCCCGTGACAATGTAAAGTACATGGAAGGCGAAGCCCTGTTTCTGAAGGCATTCTTTTACTTCGAGCTGGTAAAAAGATACGGCGGGGTTCCGCTTTTAGACGAACCGCTCGACCCTGCAGATGCATCAACATGGAAAAATGTCCAAAGGAGTACACTGGACGAGTCCCTGAAATATATTGTTTCACTGTGTGATAAATCCGCTGCAATTATCCCCGCAAATCTTACTGCGTCGTGGTACGACGACGGGCGAGTGAGACATGGGGCTGTCAGAGCACTTAAAGCGAGAGTATTACTGTATGGAGCGAGTCCCTTGTATAAAGCAAACGGATCGACCATAACCTGGGCACAGGCAGCAAGCGCAGCCAACGAAGTGATCCAGCTTGCGAAGTATAGCCTCGACGCCTCGTATGCGAAGATATTCAGTAAAGACAATGCCGGCACAGCCGAACTGATCTTCTACAGGCGATATGGTGCGATGAACTGGATTGAAAAAAACAACTTCCCCATTGTATTTGAAAATAGCAATGGCCAGAGTGTAACACCTTCACAGAATTTTGTGGATGCATTCGAAGTGCTGGAAAAGGATGGCGCAGGCACGGTAACTGGTTCGGTTCCCTTCAACTGGAGTAATCCTGCCCATACGGGCAATCCGTATCAGAACAGGGATCCCAGACTGGCGGCAACAGTGATCACCAATAATTCGATGTTCAATTCCACAACAATAGAGACATTCTATGGCGGAAACAGCGGTCTTCCTAAACTGAACGCTACCAAAACAGGTTATTATCTTTCTAAATGGAGTAATCCTGCGCTCAACCTTGTCACCAACACCACTTCCGATCATAACTGGATTTACTTCCGTTATGCTGAGGTATTGTTAAATTATGCTGAAGCGATGTTCAATGCTTATGGAGCAGAATCTGATCCGGGAAGTTTCGGAATGACAGCCCTTCAGGCCATCAATCAGGTGAGAAACAGGTCTGGCATGCCGCCGCTAACTGCAGCTCAACTAAATCAGGCTGCAATCGAAAGGGAAAGAAACGTTGAACTGAGTTTTGAAAACCACCGCTTTTGGGATGTCCGCCGCTGGAATAAGGCGACTGATTACTTTAAAGCTCCACTGAACCGCGTTGACATTACAAAAAATGGCTCGGGAAGTACGGCGACATTCACCTACTCTGTGAAGAAACTGGAGGACAGAGCTTTTGACGGGAAAATGAACTGGTATCCAATTCCCCAGGCAGAGGTCAACAAGACCGGATGGGCACAAAATACCGGTTGGTAA